Genomic segment of Umezawaea sp. Da 62-37:
GTCCAGCGGTTCCAGCAACCGCACCAGGGCGGCGATGGTCGCGGCACCACCGCGTTCCCGCAGATGGCCGCCGTACACGTCGAACAACGCGGATCGGGCTCGCACGACGGTCGAGTCTGGCAGGCCCGACCGGTGCCGACCAGGGCGGGCCTTCGGACGTGACGCGCCGGGCGGGGCGTGCCGGGCGCGGGTGGCGGATCACGAACCGGTGACGGTGGCCCGCGGCCCTGAATCCCTTTGCAGGACGGCGATGCGGCTTCTGATCAGGGACGAGTCAAGATCGACAAACGACCGCCCGTGCCGCCGAAAGATCGGTTCGGTTTCGCGGCTGAGTCAGGATAGGGGAGAATGGCTGCGGATCCGGCCGTGGTTTTCACCGACCACGTCCGGACGGGGAAGGGTTTTGACGGAGGGAGCACGCTATGGCGGCCATGAAGCCCCGGACCGGCGACGGTCCCCTCGAGGTCACCAAGGAGGGGCGCGGCATCGTGATGCGCGTTCCGCTCGAGGGTGGTGGGCGCCTCGTCGTCGAGATGTCGGCGGAGGAGGCCAGCGCCCTGGGCGATGCCTTGAAGGCGGCCGTTGGCTGATCCAGCCTCGAGAAGCCTCGAAGCCCCGGTTTCCACTGTGGAACCGGGGCCTCACTTCGTGTGCGGTAGACCGTGTGATCCAGCTGACAACCGAGGAGGACCGCCGTGCGCACCCCCGTGCCCACCGCGCTGGTGGAGGTAGAGGTCGCGGAGGCGCCTCGTAGTGGTGTGCCCGTGGTGGTCCTGACCACCGACGGGCTCGGCGAGACCACCCGCGACGGCGACGGCTGGTCGCTCGGCGTCGGCACCGGCGCCCCCACGACCTGGCGCACCGCGGGCGCCTGCCTCGTCCGCGCGCTGGACGCCGCGGCCGACTCCGGCGGCCCCCGCTCCTACGACGTCCTGCTGCCCGCGACCGCCGACGCCGAACGCGTCCGCGCCCTCGTCCTCGGCGCCGCGCTCGGCGGCTACCGCTTCAAGCTCACCGCCGAGGCCCCGCCCACCCGCGTCGAGTCGCTCCGCCTGGTCGTCCCGGACCTCGGCTACGTCGACGTCCTGGCCGCCGAAGCGCACCGCGCGCACGAACTCGCGACCGCCACCGCCTTCAGCCGCGACCTCGCCAACACCCCGTCCAACATCAAGGACCCGCAGTGGCTCGCGAGCACCGCCGCGAAGCACGCGGCGAAGGTGCCCGGCCTCCACGCCGTCGTCCACGACGAGAAGTGGCTGGCCGAACACGGCTTCGGCGGCGTCCTCGCGGTCGGCGGCGGCTCACCGCGCGCGCCCAGGCTCCTGGAGCTGTCCTGGAGCCCCCGTTCCGCCGCGGCCCACGTCCCCCACGTCGTGCTGGTCGGCAAGGGCATCACGTTCGACACGGGCGGCATCTCCATCAAGCCCGCAGACGGCATGCACCTGATGCGCACGGACATGTCCGGCGGCGCCGCCGTCATCGCCGCCATGATCACCATCGCCGCCCGCGCCCTCCCCGTCCGCGTGACCGGTCTCGTGCCGTGCGCGGAGAACCACGTCTCCGGGTCCGCGTACCGGCCCGGCGACATCGTCCGCCACTACGGCGGCACCACCACCGAGATCACCAACACCGACGCCGAGGGCCGCATCGTCCTGGCCGACGCCCTGGCGTACGCCACCGACGTCCTGGGCCCGGACGTGCTGGTCGACGTCGCGACCCTCACCGGGGCGATGAAGGTCTCGCTGGGGCTGCGGACCGGGGGGCTGTTCGCGTCGACCGACGAGTTGGCGGGGCGGATCGCCGCGGCGGGTGGTCGGGCCGCCGAGAACTGGTGGCGGATGCCGCTGCTGGAGGAGCACGCGGACGCGGTGAAGGGCGATGTCGCGGACGTCCGCCAGTGCCCGCCGGGGCCGGGCGGGATCACGGCGGCGCTGTTCCTGAGGACTTTCACGGCGGGTCTTCCCTGGGCGCACCTGGACATCGCGGGGCCCGCCCGGTCGGAGAAGGACCTGGACGAGGTCGTGCCGGGGGCCACGGGGTTCGCGACCAGGACGTTGATCGAGTTGATCGAGTCCTACGCGTAGGGGTGGGGTCGGGCGTCCGCCGCTGACTTCTCAGGGCTGGTAGGCGGAACCGGGACGGGTTCCGCCTCGCCCAAGCATCTGGCCGCGCTCGAATCCGGGCTGCGTCGGGCCGATCCTTCGGCTCTCCCATCATCATTTTCCCAGTTCAACCCCCTCACGGACCAGTACACACTTCGAGTAGACACTCAGTGTATACGCGATGTGTATAGTCCTTCCCATGTCAATCGGACACTCACTACTGGGCCTGCTCCAGCAGGGGCCGCGACACGGGTACGACCTCAAGCACGCCTACGACGGCCACTTCGGCCAAGGTCGGCCGCTCCACTACGGCCAGGTCTACGCGACGCTGTCCCGCCTGCTGAAGAACGGCCTCATCGAGGAGACCGGCCCCGAGCCCGGCAACGGTCCCGATCGCAAGCGCTACTCGATCACCGCCGAGGGCGTCACGGACGTCGACCAGTGGCTGGGCCGTCCGGAGAACCCGGAGCTGTACCTCCAGAGCACCCTCTACTCGAAGGTCGTCATCGCGCTGCTCGCCGGGCGCGACGCCTCCGACGTCGTGGACGCGCAGCGCACCGCTCACCTGCAAAGCATGCGAGAGCTGACCGCCCGCAAACGCGCAGGCGACCTGGCCGACAAGCTGATCTGCGACCACGCCCTCTTCCACCTGGAGGCGGACCTGCGCTGGCTGGAGATGACCGAGGCGCGGCTGGCCGATCTCGGAGAGCTGGTGCGCTCATGACCGGGCCGCTGCTGAGGGCCGACGGGGTGGTGAAGTTGTTCGGGTCGACGGCGGCGCTGGACGGCGCCTGCCTGTCGATCGGGGCGGGCGAGATCGTGGCGGTGATGGGGCCGTCGGGGTCCGGCAAGTCGACGCTGCTGCACTGCCTGGCGGGCATCGTCGCGCCGGACGCGGGCACCATCACCTACGACGGTCGTGACCTCGGCGGTATGCCGGACGTCCCGCGCAGCGCGTTGCGGCGCACCGAGTTCGGGTTCGTCTTCCAGTTCGGCCAGCTGGTGCCGGAGCTGAGCTGCGTGGAGAACGTGGCCCTGCCGCTGAGGCTCGGCGGGCGCAGGCGCAGGCAGGCCGAGGCGGGTGCGCGCGAGTGGCTGGAGCGGCTGGAGGTCGCCGACGTCGCGGACAAGCGGCCCGGTGAGGTGTCCGGCGGGCAGGGGCAGCGGGTCGCGATCGCCCGAGCGCTGGTGGCGGGGCCGAAGGTGATCTTCACCGACGAGCCGACGGGCGCGCTGGACTCGTACAACGGCGAGCGGGTGATGGACCTGATGACCGAGGCCGTGCGGGAGACCGGGGCCGCCGTCGTCCTGGTCACGCACGACGCGCGGGTCGCCGCGTACGCGGATCGGGAGGTCGTCGTGCGCGACGGGCGCACCAGGGAGGTGGCGTCGGTATGAAGGTCGCGCGGTGGGTGAACGACCTGGCGATCGGCGTCCGGCTGGCGGTCGGCGGCGGCAGGTCCGCGCTGATCAGGCTGGTGCTGGGGGCGATCGGCGTGGCTACGGCGGTGGTGGCGCTGCTCGGGGCGGCGTCCACGACCACGATCCTGGAGGACAGCCAGCACCGCCGGACGGCCGACGAGCTGGTCACCGCCGGACCGGGCGGGAGCCCCGTCGAGCCGGGTGCGGCCCCCGCGGCGCTGTACGGGTGGGCCGACAAGTCGTCGTTCCGCGGCGAGCAGGTCGAGATCACCTACCTGCACGCCACGCGGCCGGACCACCCGATGCCGCCGGGCGTGGACCGGCTGCCGGGGCCCGGCGAGGTGGTGCTCTCGCCCGCGCTGGCCCGGCTGCTGGACTCCCCGGAAGGGGAACTGCTGCGGCCGCGGTTCCAGGGCGAGCGCGTGGGCGAACTGCCGAAGGACGTCCTGGGCGAGCCGACCACGCTCAAGGCCTACGTGGGCGCCGACGCCTCGTTCACCGAGCCGGGGAGCAACGGGACCCCGGTCGAGCGCTTCGGCGCCGCGCCCGGTGGCGGCGGGGGTGACGGGGACGGCAGGTCGCCGGAGCTGATGCTGCTCGCGCTGCTCGGCGCGGTCGTGCTGCTGCTGCCGGTGTTCACGTTCGTGGCCACCACCAGCCGGATCGCCGGGGCCCAGCGCGACCGCAGGCTCTCCGCGCTGCGGCTCGTCGGCTCCGACGCCCGCCAGGTGCACCGGATCGCCGCGGCCGAGTCGCTGGTCAGCGCGGTGCTCGGCCTGGTGCTGGGCGCCGGGGTGTTCCTGGTGGCGCGGCAGCTCGTCGAGGGCGCGGAGCTGTTCGGGACGAGCTTCTACGCCACCGATCTGACCCCCGACCTGCTCGGGGGCGCGCTGGTGGTGCTGACCGTCCCGGCGGTGGCGCTGCTCGCCACGCTGGTCGCGCTGCGCCGCACGATCGTCGAACCGCTCGGTGTCGTGCGCCAGACCAAACCGGTGCGCAGGCGGTTGTGGTGGCGGCTGCTGCTGGTCGTGGCGGGCGCCGGGACGGTGTTCGCCGTGGGGTCGGGGGGCCCGCTGGAGGACGGGTCCAGGGCGTTGGTCGTCGTCGGCTCCGCGCTGTTGCTGGTCGGCGTGCCGGTGCTGCTGCCGTGGCTGGTGGAGCGGTTCGCCGGGCGCGTCCGGGGCGGGGCGCCGTCCTGGCAGCTGGCGATCCGCAGGCTCCAGCTCGACAGCGGCACGTCCGCGCGGGTCGTCGGCGGCGTCGCGGTGGTGCTGACCGGGGCGATCGCCCTGCTGACCGTGCTGACGGCCACGCTGGAGGGGGTGGCCGCACCCGATTCCTCCGGGTCGTTGTCCTCGACCCTGGTGGCGGCCGTCGACCCGCGGGTGCTGGCGGACGTCGAGAAGAGCCTGGCCACCGTGCCCGCGGTGCGCGACGTGCACGTCGTCCGCCTGCTGGACGGCTACCCGGCGGGCTCCGGGCAGTCGCCGTCCGACGACATCGTCGTCGTGGACTGCTCACTGGTGACCCAGCTGACGACCGCCCGCGAGTGCTCCGACGGGCAGGCGTTCTCGGTGGCGGAGGGCAACGCGGTCCTGCGGTCCGGTGCCGCCGTGGAGTTCCGGCGTTCCCCGACGGGCGGGCCGGACTTCGAGGTGGTCGGCACGTGGACCGTGCCCGGACGGCTCGACAAGGCCGAACTGGTGCCGCTGCCGCCCGGGGGGCTGCCCTCGCTCGGCATGCCCGGCGCCGCGAGGAGGGGGATGATCATCGCCACGCCCGGCGCCATCGGCGGGGCCAAGCTGCCCGTCGACGCGCAGGCCACGCTGCGCGCGGAGGTCGACCGCCCCACCTCGGACCAGCTGGAACTGATCCGCAACGCGTTCGCCGCGCACCCGTGGCGGACGGCGGTCTACCCCGGCGGTCCCTTCGACGCCGGGTTCGAGCGGAAGTCGATGGAGACGGCCCAGCAGGCCCTCTACACCGGTGCGGCGCTCACGCTGTTCGTGGCCGGGTTCAGCCTGCTGGTGCTGGCGTTCGAGCAGATCCAGGAACGGCGCAAGCCGCTGGCCATGCTCGTCGCGAGCGGTGTCGGCCTCGGCGTGCTGGCCCGGTCGCTGCTCTGGCAGGTGGCCGTGCCGATCGTGCTCGGCGTCGGGGTCTCGGTGCTCACCGGGCTCGGCATGGCGGCGCTGATCCTGCGGATCGCGGGACTGCCGCTGTCGGTCGACTGGCTCGGCGTCGGCGCGCTCGCCGGGGGCGCGGCGCTGGTGACCTTCGCGGTCACCGCGATGACGCTGCCCTTCCTGCGCAGCGCCACCCGGCTCACCTCGCTGCGCGCCGAGTAGCGGCCGCGCAGTCCCCGGTCGACGGTCCTCCCGCCGACCGGGGACGCGGTCACCCGAGACCCCCGCGCGCGTGCTCGCGGAAGGCCTTCACCGCGGGTGGGAGCGGCAGCCCCGCCCGCCAGGCCAGCCCGAACGTCCGGGTCGCCCTCGGCTCGATCGCCAGCTCCACCACGTCCGGCGCGGCCAGGTCGGCCCGCGTCAGCAGGGCCACCCCCAACCCCGCCGAGACCAGGCCCCTCAGCGTCTCGATCTCCTGCCCCTCGAACGTCACGCGGGGCGTGAACCCGGCCGCGGCGAACAGCCCGTCGGTGATCTGCCGCAGCCCGTACCCGTGCTCCAGCACGACGAACTCCTCGTCCGCCAACTCCTCCAGCCGCACGCCCCGCCGCCCGGCGAGCGGATGCGTGGACGGCACGACCAGGACCAGCTCCTGCTCGTGCGTCACGGCGGTCTCGAACTCGCGGCCGGTCGGCGGCGGCGCCACGAGCGCCAGGTCGATCTCGCCGCGCGCCAGGTGCTCCAGCACCACCTGCCGCGAGTTCTGCACCAGCCGGAACCGCACGTGCGGGTGCGCGGCCCGGAACCCGCGGACCAGTTCGGGCACCACGGACCGGCCGAGCATGTGCAGGAACCCGAGCACCACCTGACCGCGTTCGGGGTCGACCTCCTCGGCGGCCTCCCGCCACCCCGCCTCCAGCACGGCCATGGACCGCTCCGCCGACTCGGCGAGCAGCCTCCCGGCCCTGGTCAGCCGCACCCCTCGGCCCACCCGCTCCACGATCGGCGCCCCCAGCTCGTCGCCGATCGACGCGATCCACCGGCTCACCGTCGGCTGCGGCAACCCGACCAGCGCGGCCACCTTCGTCACGTGCTCCTCCTGCGCCAGCGCGCGCAGCACGGCCAGCTTCGGAGCCAGCGACATCT
This window contains:
- a CDS encoding DUF3117 domain-containing protein → MAAMKPRTGDGPLEVTKEGRGIVMRVPLEGGGRLVVEMSAEEASALGDALKAAVG
- a CDS encoding PadR family transcriptional regulator; protein product: MSIGHSLLGLLQQGPRHGYDLKHAYDGHFGQGRPLHYGQVYATLSRLLKNGLIEETGPEPGNGPDRKRYSITAEGVTDVDQWLGRPENPELYLQSTLYSKVVIALLAGRDASDVVDAQRTAHLQSMRELTARKRAGDLADKLICDHALFHLEADLRWLEMTEARLADLGELVRS
- a CDS encoding FtsX-like permease family protein; this encodes MKVARWVNDLAIGVRLAVGGGRSALIRLVLGAIGVATAVVALLGAASTTTILEDSQHRRTADELVTAGPGGSPVEPGAAPAALYGWADKSSFRGEQVEITYLHATRPDHPMPPGVDRLPGPGEVVLSPALARLLDSPEGELLRPRFQGERVGELPKDVLGEPTTLKAYVGADASFTEPGSNGTPVERFGAAPGGGGGDGDGRSPELMLLALLGAVVLLLPVFTFVATTSRIAGAQRDRRLSALRLVGSDARQVHRIAAAESLVSAVLGLVLGAGVFLVARQLVEGAELFGTSFYATDLTPDLLGGALVVLTVPAVALLATLVALRRTIVEPLGVVRQTKPVRRRLWWRLLLVVAGAGTVFAVGSGGPLEDGSRALVVVGSALLLVGVPVLLPWLVERFAGRVRGGAPSWQLAIRRLQLDSGTSARVVGGVAVVLTGAIALLTVLTATLEGVAAPDSSGSLSSTLVAAVDPRVLADVEKSLATVPAVRDVHVVRLLDGYPAGSGQSPSDDIVVVDCSLVTQLTTARECSDGQAFSVAEGNAVLRSGAAVEFRRSPTGGPDFEVVGTWTVPGRLDKAELVPLPPGGLPSLGMPGAARRGMIIATPGAIGGAKLPVDAQATLRAEVDRPTSDQLELIRNAFAAHPWRTAVYPGGPFDAGFERKSMETAQQALYTGAALTLFVAGFSLLVLAFEQIQERRKPLAMLVASGVGLGVLARSLLWQVAVPIVLGVGVSVLTGLGMAALILRIAGLPLSVDWLGVGALAGGAALVTFAVTAMTLPFLRSATRLTSLRAE
- a CDS encoding LysR family transcriptional regulator, with the translated sequence MDEMSLAPKLAVLRALAQEEHVTKVAALVGLPQPTVSRWIASIGDELGAPIVERVGRGVRLTRAGRLLAESAERSMAVLEAGWREAAEEVDPERGQVVLGFLHMLGRSVVPELVRGFRAAHPHVRFRLVQNSRQVVLEHLARGEIDLALVAPPPTGREFETAVTHEQELVLVVPSTHPLAGRRGVRLEELADEEFVVLEHGYGLRQITDGLFAAAGFTPRVTFEGQEIETLRGLVSAGLGVALLTRADLAAPDVVELAIEPRATRTFGLAWRAGLPLPPAVKAFREHARGGLG
- a CDS encoding leucyl aminopeptidase family protein, with amino-acid sequence MRTPVPTALVEVEVAEAPRSGVPVVVLTTDGLGETTRDGDGWSLGVGTGAPTTWRTAGACLVRALDAAADSGGPRSYDVLLPATADAERVRALVLGAALGGYRFKLTAEAPPTRVESLRLVVPDLGYVDVLAAEAHRAHELATATAFSRDLANTPSNIKDPQWLASTAAKHAAKVPGLHAVVHDEKWLAEHGFGGVLAVGGGSPRAPRLLELSWSPRSAAAHVPHVVLVGKGITFDTGGISIKPADGMHLMRTDMSGGAAVIAAMITIAARALPVRVTGLVPCAENHVSGSAYRPGDIVRHYGGTTTEITNTDAEGRIVLADALAYATDVLGPDVLVDVATLTGAMKVSLGLRTGGLFASTDELAGRIAAAGGRAAENWWRMPLLEEHADAVKGDVADVRQCPPGPGGITAALFLRTFTAGLPWAHLDIAGPARSEKDLDEVVPGATGFATRTLIELIESYA
- a CDS encoding ABC transporter ATP-binding protein, with amino-acid sequence MTGPLLRADGVVKLFGSTAALDGACLSIGAGEIVAVMGPSGSGKSTLLHCLAGIVAPDAGTITYDGRDLGGMPDVPRSALRRTEFGFVFQFGQLVPELSCVENVALPLRLGGRRRRQAEAGAREWLERLEVADVADKRPGEVSGGQGQRVAIARALVAGPKVIFTDEPTGALDSYNGERVMDLMTEAVRETGAAVVLVTHDARVAAYADREVVVRDGRTREVASV